From the genome of Plasmodium relictum strain SGS1 genome assembly, chromosome: 3:
ttatctttatgacaaaaatcttttatattttttttattagtagtAGAATTTATGTTATAACCGGTATTACTTTTGTTTTTTGTATCACTTTTATTCTTTTCATTagaaatgaaattaaaaacatcATTTTTATGTGTTCTTTTAATTACATCTCTCTTAATTCTATTATTagcattattaatattattcttaATCTTATTTATGCTTAACATATTATTATCACTACTATTGTTTTTATTCATTATGATATTAATGTTATTACTTGCTTTATTACTATCACTAGAATTATTGCTAATtccatttatatttatatcattactGACTTTaactaatttattattaatctCCTTAGCATTACTATCAAGGTTTGAATTTTTAGTGTCCATATTTAATACTGATTCCGATTTAATAccttttaaaatatcattaTTGCTTTTAACAGGAGGCATGCTCTTTACGTTAGTCGACGATAACCTAtatgaattattatatttattctcATTATTTAAGGAATTAATATTATgatttttaaaatcattattatttgtttttttataaatatcatGATTAACATTTTCATTAGAATAAAAATTGTTCACTAATGAATTTGTTTTCTTTAATGTATTACCTGGAGAAAGggcatcttttttttttgatgataATATACTATTCATGCATAacttatttttcatttcgtCACAATggatattatttttatgattcTTCAAATTATGAATTTCGAGTAAGCTCGAACTTTTATCTTCACGTGAATTAttcttctttaaaaaaatagatttttcatataattttgtattatcaGAACTTATATACGAGGTGCTGGTATGACATGTAGATTCAGTTTTGGATAAACCAGGATATATATTAtccaaattattttttactttaaatatgttcttattattttcagcatttttaattaagttatttactttttcatCATTAATTATATTCTGAAAATGGCActttatttttctcattttttctACTTTATAACTATTTCTATTGCTGTGATTCATTAATTTTGCATCTGGTATATTCATAagtttatcatttttaatttttaatgttttatcGTAATTTCTGCAATTGTTAATATTATCGATATTTGCTGTTTCATTTTTCAATGAATTTTCCATACTAcaattatttcttaaaattgTACTGTTTTtaacttcattttttatatcttgattccatttattataaaaaggaTAATGTGCAAAATAATTCTTATCAACAGTATTATTTCTGTAACAATAACTTGTATAACTATCATAACTCTTTGAATTTTCATAGGAATTGTCATTTTCACATATGGTAGCTTCTGGTATAGTTTTAATAATGGATTCAATAGATGCTAATATAGTACTAAGACTCTTAGATGAACTGTTAATAGAATCCAAACTCTTTATCttagaaaaatttttattataataacatTCACCTATGCTATTAGAAgagtttattatttttatattttctaattttttgcTTCCTAATTTTCTGTTTTCTGAACAATTtactacttttttttttatgctatcttttaatttttgcttATTATTAACAATGAAAATGTTTCTTAACTTATTTACATTGATATTTGATATATCGTAAACACAATTTACATTTTCACGTATATTGttttttaatacaaaaataaaagaaatcaAAGCATCATTTACTTTATAACCAAAAGAGCTATCCAAATTATTATGCCCCCCTTCTTCTATAAGCATATAATAGGTGTTTACTTTTGTTTTTTGAATCATTTCCTCTGTTcctttaaaagaaattaatttatCCTTCTTTCCATGTATAAATAGAATAGGACACTTAATAAGATGtattttatctatattacaaaataaaTCATATGGTAAAGTAAATTTTAGTCTTAATTTAACTCTATGAATTGAAGATAATGGTGATTGTAAAATTAAACCTAgcaattctttttttgttgCTATATGAACAGAAGCTGCAGAACCTAAACTTCTACCATAAGCTATTATAGAATCTTTTGGAATATTAAGATCATTTGTTAAATAGTTATAAGCTGCTTCTacatcattatatatatttgtttctGTAGGAACACCTGTACTTTGACCATAACCACTATAATCATATGCAaacatatttaattttaaacgCTTTAATCTATTTTCAAACTGAGGTATTAAATCACCTATGTCTTCTGCATTACCATGACTAAATAAGATTGTTATATCTGCATAATTGTTAATAAAATACCCACATATTGTACTCCCatgttttgtttttataaaatgcaaattttttttttcttttgaataGCTAGCTGGATGAGGTCTAAATATTACATGATTTAGTGCATTACCCatcttatttaaaaaaaaataataaattatgtatatatatatttatatatttaatatataaaaaagcaaaataatactaataatatatatatattattaatattattattatttataaaaatgtatattaaaaaaaaaaaaaattatatatatttactttataaaaaagaatatgtgctatataaaaaattataaaaatatgtaacaaattataaatacaggtttatatatatacggtattttaattaaatttcaaaaatatattaattataaaatactaaaaatatataaaaactaatttaatcataatttaaatatacacccaaatattaaataaaaatacaaattttttcttttttaaatatttaactaAAAATCTAAAATACAAACACTCATATGACTTTTATtatgtaatatatttaagtatatattattgttacatatttatctttataaatatgttttaaaacctacatatttacatatatacatataaatatttatgttttttgataaatataaaataaagataaaaagaaTGTATCTAGATAAAAAGGTATTGTGTGCAAAAttgttttacttttttttttttttttttctaaaaaacaAGTGCACACATGAAagtaattgaaaaaaaaaaaagaaaaatacaaTATCCGCAATGCTAATATATTTAGAACAAAtttatgagaaaaaaaaagaatatttcatatttttttacaaataatatttcaaataataaattacttTAAAATGTATGCAATTACAAAAATGTTTTGATgattaatttatttgtaaATTAATATGTACAAATcaaatgtataaataaaaaagtttactaaacaaaaaaaaaaaaaaggaaaataaaattaaatttaatattataacgATACAAGACTaaacataatattttatgtataaactaaaaatatttttaattaataattcttttgaAATTACAAAATAAAGCAGTGTATCAtataaagttaaaaataattcttttaaacataatttaaaaaaaaattttaataaaatatatatatatttaatttaatgaaaaaaataggtattttttaatattatatttaaataaataaaataaactcatattatatatatatatataaatcttaataaatcatatattTACTACAAAAATCTAAGAATATAAACGAATATTATTAAagcatatataaaatataaaacaatGTATGCTTTTTATTGATTCCACAtgtttaatttaaaaagaaattaaaaattcagTAAAAAGGGGAAATCTTAATGTATctcaaatattaaaaataaaaagttatatgaagtattataaaaataaatttacaaaaatgcAAACAATGAcgtaaatttaaaaagttttataatattttaggTAAATTATATTTCAAGAGCAAAGGatatactttttaattaattttattttattgttattttttaaagaaaaaattaaatatagcatttagaatataaaaaatatttaaatcaaGTAAGTTTATTCTAATTTTatgttttgttttttaaacatattaagaatataaactattaaaaattaaaaactatatataaaaataaaatgagcaaaatattataaatttaaaaaaatataaaaattttatgtctACAATacattatattaaaaatgaaaaattatatgatgaataaatgtaaattaaaaaaaaaatttttatttaaataattaataaattgataaaaaacatgtattaaaaaaaaaaattgataaatttaaaatacatttaaaattttaatattgtaaaatataattcttaaaaaacaaaaagaaaaattatttatataaaaaaataaatttttaaataagaacTATTGaaaaacatacaaaaaattttttttggttttaaaatattatcattgaattgctaaaaaattaatataaatccAACATTGAagtcttttaaaaatataaatttgcatttaattttataattatcatatttttaatagtatttttttaattatgctttttttattttttttattttttttataaattatgttgtttttttcatttaaattaaattttttaatttttaatagttCCATCAtgcataaaaagaaaaaataaatttttgttttatgcATGTATAAGTGCATAAataaacaatttaaaaagtaactttttaaatttaacaaTAAATTGTTTAAACAACGTTTAgaacaattttttaattaaaaaaaaaaaaattaaataaatataataataaaagtattattaCCAGTAtcaaagaaatataaaaaatatgattaatTATggcattataaaaaaaaaaaaaaaaacaaaaaaagaaaaagtatatcaataatcatttttagtaatacatattttataaGCAAAGAAAACTTTTAAAAAGGTAATAAATTGAATAATTAAGAGGTATTTAGAATATTagtttaatattatatagtTTAATATAGGATTTAGTAAATAtaagatattattaatatttttttgttttatatgcatatgctaattttttttatacccaaaataaatatgttaaaGATACTACAACATAGTTTAAGATAAATagttatttaaaatagaaGTGTAACATAATATATCGGGATTAAATAAATTCGATCTTATAGATGTTGCATGctacaaaaaattatgtatatattataaaaataaatttaaaggtAGCATttctaatattatattatgtaACTTTATTATGtctttaatttctttttatattatattatattataattttacttCTACCTAACtataaatgttatttttgttataaaaCTTCCTATAttaacatttaatttttattttattttatctactTTTTTTGGTATCTTTATATAAGggttattaaaaaagaagaagaaaatttataaaaataagttatacctttaacaattttaatataaatggtAATTTTATAAACATAAATGTGTATCTAAGTATATTAATAGCCAAggttttaatatatatatatatatgtctttttttattttatttttaatttttttttgtataaataattttttcttttttaagaAATGTATGGAgttaagaaaatatatattatagaataaaactatttataaattaaaatatttatatgtaattTCTATCATgacttatattttaaaagataagaatttttttttttaaatcccTATATAAACCTATAAAAtattgatatattttatctTGTAAGATTACAAAGTTATTGAAAAATGTACCCAATAAAGATAactagaaaatataaaagtttgTTATTTAGGACTGtaaaaatatcatttttttttttttaagtatccTTTTATTGTATTATTGTATATCCACTATCTAAAGTtgtacatatttttattttatttaaaattaatttataaaaaaaaaaaaaaaatttcctaAGGCTTAAGTATCTcctaaatatttaaatactaTATAACTAAATAAATTTGTATTTCCAATATTTGttaattctttaattttattttttctatttttcacTCGCACGcaaaaacaaataataattaatacaatagtactttataattttgtttgctaataactttttaaatatggaataagtataaataaaaatataaaaaatttgcaGCAATTTTTCACTTCTGAAAAATTCGTTAAAAATAtcaatatttcatttttttatagtaaaatatatatatgtgtgtttttttttatttgaaaattaaacgtattcaaaatttttattaaaatgtttCTCTAatattagaagaaaaaagaaaaattatccttttaaaatattcaataaaattaaaaaatacttcattttaaatttatttaatatatattattaaaataaaaataaatttcataactattttataaagggaatgtatataataatatatatatattcttttgtatttttttttttttttagtaattttttaaataagctTATATGATTtccaatattattttttgttaatatttttgaatatccatttttttattccttattaaattaatatttaactttctttttattttcactttttacaatattatattaatattttttttttttttttttttgttgcactatttattaataaatgcTGAAAAGAAGTATGATTTAAATGAactacatattttttattattttttgttaaaagtATTTGGAATATTTATGTGTCCattcaattttattattttattttttttttttattgttttattaaaCAAGTCAACAATTTTATGTATTCTATATATTagatgtataaaaaaaaatgaaaacatcAAATATATGCAATGGCCATCTTGATAGTAATGATTCATTTGTAAATAGCGCCTCAGTAATATGGgtggaaaaagaaaaattagatTCAATAATTCATATTCCTTTGTATTCaaatatatcaaaatattttcaagATTTAATCAAAGATCCCAAAAtacaagaaaaagaaaatattttatcaaagatttttttattatttgatgaTAACAGCTGTAACATTGCAATTGATATTTCAGTATTAATTTAagattcaaaaaaaaaaaaaaaatataaatataaatataaataaataacattCTTTATCaatgaaaaagatgaaacattttatataaaagctCTAAATAGtctaacaattttttttttatttattaatacatatatatttatgttttttgttataaatttaaacttttttttttttataattttattagtataattatttttttatttattttttcttttgacaGTCATTATGCGAAAtggtaaataataaaatccCTCTTCTAATTTATGAACGTTATTACTTTTGGAGTctgcattttttatttgagaaatcaaaaataaaaaggcaAAAAGTAAACTTACCCACAGATTTTAATATAAGTGaatctattaaaaaatataacattttCGACGATGTTTATATGTACACTTCTATATATAATTCAGCatacaataaaaatgaagaagaaaataatattagttataaaaattgtgaattagtaaataataataatgtaaataaagaattaactatttataataatgattatataaaatatctatatttaaatgatttaaagaATAACAAGAATACCTTTTCagaaatgaatatatatacaaataatgaaataaaatggTATCgcttaaaaattaaaatagataatgtggaaaaaaaaaaaaaaaaaaaaaattattttttaaatggtGCAAATAGTTACAATGCCAATAATTTTAAGGAAGCATCCCTTAATCATCATAATAAAAGTGTATATAacaattttaatgaattttctttaattggAAGTGTAACAAGTGACAATTTAGATAatttactaaaaattaaaaaaaatgataattttaatatatgtaaccaagaaaaaaataaaaaaagaaatggtgtttataataataatagcagtaataataagaaaaaaaaaaattggtaCTATTATGAGAGTAGTAGTAGTTGCAATAGTAGTAATAgtcaaatatatattaaggaAGATGCTTCTAATGAAAATTACAATAATTTCTgttttttaagtaaaaaagaaaataattataatagaaataataaaaggaaaagtgaaaataatagtaatgcTGTTAATAATATAGATAATCGTAAGCAGTGCAAAATGAAGAACATTTTAAGTATATCTCACAATGTTTCTAAAAGAAATAGTTTATCTAAAAGTGGAACATTGTTGAATAATATTAAGGAAAAAACTCATTtagtaaatgaaaaaatacaCGAAGAATATAcgttatgtaaaaatattaataatactgAATCATTTGATTctgttttattaaaagatgaatTTCTCAATTtggaaaaaaaggaaaaagaaaaaattaaaattaataatgaaatgatGGAAAGCAGagatttaaattataaggAAGAAGaagtaaagaaaaataacGGAGATAATGGAATAATAGAAAACCGgcaagaaaaaataatagaagaaattaaaattgtGCATCAAAATGCTAATGACGATACAGAAATTTTAATTGAATcttcatatttaaataaattaaacaaTGAAGATTATataacaaattttaaaaatgttttttcaaaaaaagatGATCATAAGGATAATAAAAGAGATATTATAAGATATAATCAAAATGATTCattagataaatatataaataaaattttaaaaaatatcattaataaaaaaagatctCACTCAAATTCTTTATCGAAAAATTTTGAAAGAATTGAAGCCTTTTACAagcaaaattataaaatatttataattaataataaagatattttaagcaataaaaaattttttaaaaataatagtaatttttatattttgtttaatgaaaaaaataatagtatccaaaatgatgatatatttgaactttttaaaatatatatgcaaaaagaaaaaggtgATTATTCACAAAACTATTTATTAGAGTTGAAAAATAACacgaaaaaaaataaaaataaagataatgaagaaataaaaataaataatttcttagaaaatgaatttttttttgaaaagcAAAAAAGtcaaaataaagaaaaagtgAATCAGGAAAatgataacaaaaatatagtaTTAAGAGGAGAAAATCagaatattaataaagaaaattctgataataaaaaaaaatgtgtacAAGAAAATCAGAAAAATGTAAGTGAAGGAATTAGCAAAAGTAATGAAGAAAACAATTTTGTAAAAGAATCCGttaacataaaatatttcaacAGAGATGaacataaaaaagaagaaaaagaagaaaaaaaaaaaaaagaggaagAAGAGGTAATATTTTATGCTATCAATAAAACAgataaaaattgtaaaaaagaACTTAAAGAGGgtgattatatatatgtaaaatttaatgaatctTATGATgattatgataaaataagaattttaaataaaaaaacaattttatgtattttgatttatttaatgaaaaataatgaaaatttaaaattatctaaTATATCTACTTATTCCCCAGGATTATTATGGAATATTTCATtgcattttaaaaaaaatactttgaATTTAGAGTTTTATTTAGAAAGAATGTTTAAGTACATATCAAATGATAATGAAGAAGATTTAAGTGATATATGTTCTTTTAGtgagaaaaaatattcaaaacaAAATTCTAAGAAGGAATATCAGAAAGAAATGGAGATAATAAAGCTAAAGGATAATGTAGCTTTTTTAGATAAATTTCTTCAAAGtgtaaatgatataaaactaaaaaaattaaaaatagcaCAAAAAGAATATCATGAAAAGTACGAATTCGATAGaacaattaataatttaaataaacaacaacttattgatttatttatagataaagaaaatgaaattaatgtaataccattatatttattaaaagaaaaaagtagaaatataatttatgaagaaaatataagaatGAACATGTTCGCTTGTATAAAAGTAATCTTTGATGATATAAAAGGAAGATGTGTTTACGCAGCAAGTGATTTGAAAAAgtttgattttatttttgaatatgTTGGTGAGTTATTAACTCATAATGAAGCAAtgaaaagagaaaaaatttatatcaaaaataaaaaaaagggttgttatatgttttattttaagcatgataataaaaggtattgtATTGATGGAACAGAAGAAAATATCGATGCGGccattaataataaagataaaaaatattttttaagatCTTTTGCTAGATTAGTAAAtcattcaaaaaaaaattctaatcTTATTCCTAAGGTATTAAAAGTATCAAGCATCCCTagacttttttttgttgCTTCTAGGAATATAAAAGAAGGAGAAGAGTTACTAATAGATTATGGAGAAAGagataaagaaataataaaaaataatacttgGTTAAAGTGTTAAAATGTGCATTTATGTAAgtatgtatataaaatatcaaaatggaaaactcttttttttttcgttaaTTGTACATACATTTCTGTATTACAAgcacatttatttttattattttaaaataggtataaatttttaatatttatcttttttctaagaaatgttaatatatttttttaaatctttttttttatttatttttgtatcaattatttgattatatgtattgtaataattttttttattttcttatattaatataatattttttttaaataaaaaaaattaataatttattttattattttattttttttttattctttttcagTTGcataaactaaaaaaaaattatataagtaaaaatatttcaaaactaaaaaataataaagttatatttatacaataataataataataataatgacagtaataataatgataatagtTGTAATTATAGCATTAATACCACTACTactaatagtaataataatgataatgataataatggtaataataataatggcaataatagtaattcattataaaaactttttttatataaggtAGTATAACTGCTTTAAAAAGTGTCCGATTTGATAGTAAAAAAAGGAACATTACCATTTACACTAGTTTGTTGAGAGCACTCACAGAAATAACTATCATAAGCATTTATTATAGATTCCTTAATTggataataattattttgtatAATTTCAGATGCAACTATCATTGAATCTCTTATTAATGTTCCACAAAgctatatgaaaaaaaaatgataatcattttaataaattaaaattaataaaaacaagaataattattatatatatatatataccgTTACAGTGTCTGATATATAACttgtttctttttccttttcttttctttttttttcttttttatttggtTTCCTTTCCATTTTATACAATTATATTAGCCAAAACATAAGCAAATGATTTCACAAAGTCATTCAttcataacaaaaaaaaaaaaaaaactaataaaaGATTTAAGATGGAGATGTAagtaataattaataataaaaaaaaagttccctatttatttattatttattttattttattttatttttttaatgaataaaagaaaaaaaaaaaaaaggtaaaaaattaaacttaaTGTTGGCATGCAACAGAAAAATTCTAATACaatcataataaaaaataaaataacacaaaaatatgaaaatatatttcgattaaattattaataaaaaaaaaaaaaaaaaaaattaattttaattacatttaaaataaaaagaattaattaataaaaaaaaatgaaatatattttaatattacaaagacaaaaaaattaCTCATATGTTTACGCTAACTTGCacacaaaaaataatgaaaaagttaaagcaacaaaaaaaaaaaaataaataaataaataaaataaaatagttaaaacaataatattaaaacagaaaaaaataaaagaactcaaaaaaaaaaaaaaaataataaaaataaaaagatatgacaaaataaaataaaataaacaagtATCTGTATATTTATGAGTCTTCACATACTTTTAATGCAAATAAAAAAGGCattctttaattattaaaaaaaaattttttatttatatgaatattaaaacaaaatgaaccaaaagaataaaaaataaaatttaacaaCAATAAGTGGAAATATTGCATCAATTCATAAGCATAATAATTATGatttatataagaaaaaaaaaaaaaaaaaaaaaattaactaaaaattatgcattttttttttttaattatttttaaaataaaataataaaagtgatCCTATTAGCATAACTCGTTCATTAAATGATAACTTACTTGAAGtagtatttttaattatacatattacaaaaatatctatatataattGAATGGATTCTAACTTATAGATATTGTTTATTGCATCTAAATGATACTTTTCTACtttctttaataaatcataatttttGCCTAATTTACCTTGCCTAAAGATAGTTCTTAAATCGTCATTTGTATttgatataaaatttttatttttattctcatTAGTTGTTGATAAATCAGACAaatcaatattatttatattttttaataaatctaaAACTAGATATTTATAAATCAATCTTCTAAAATTTACGCTTTTAGTTACATTATTTATGTTGTTTACATTCCAATcctataaaaattaaaaattaaaaacataattttagttattaaaattagcttaaatatataaatgggTACATATATTAGTTTAAAAGTgtaataaatgataaaagtGATAAAACTCGtagataaatttttcttttttttttcatttgaaaatattatttataaatttatcattttcattattatttaagaataattattttaaaattacttGTAATGTTAAGcaaatatattcataatatGATTTCATTGGAATATTTTTCCCATTATCACTATAATTAAAACTGAAAAGAgcattaatattaatactttgaataattttaaaaatatttaaataataacgATTCATTATTTCATCACTATTGTAAAAGCTATTAATTGATTTACAATATACTCCTACTTCTATAAATTTACAAGGAAAGTTATCACtaaattttttcaataaatttacattatttagtatttttttgtttttatgattattataaatatgaaattttttcttttcttcttttctttttatatttttattttcatataaagatttatcatatttttttata
Proteins encoded in this window:
- a CDS encoding alpha/beta hydrolase, putative; protein product: MGNALNHVIFRPHPASYSKEKKNLHFIKTKHGSTICGYFINNYADITILFSHGNAEDIGDLIPQFENRLKRLKLNMFAYDYSGYGQSTGVPTETNIYNDVEAAYNYLTNDLNIPKDSIIAYGRSLGSAASVHIATKKELLGLILQSPLSSIHRVKLRLKFTLPYDLFCNIDKIHLIKCPILFIHGKKDKLISFKGTEEMIQKTKVNTYYMLIEEGGHNNLDSSFGYKVNDALISFIFVLKNNIRENVNCVYDISNINVNKLRNIFIVNNKQKLKDSIKKKVVNCSENRKLGSKKLENIKIINSSNSIGECYYNKNFSKIKSLDSINSSSKSLSTILASIESIIKTIPEATICENDNSYENSKSYDSYTSYCYRNNTVDKNYFAHYPFYNKWNQDIKNEVKNSTILRNNCSMENSLKNETANIDNINNCRNYDKTLKIKNDKLMNIPDAKLMNHSNRNSYKVEKMRKIKCHFQNIINDEKVNNLIKNAENNKNIFKVKNNLDNIYPGLSKTESTCHTSTSYISSDNTKLYEKSIFLKKNNSREDKSSSLLEIHNLKNHKNNIHCDEMKNKLCMNSILSSKKKDALSPGNTLKKTNSLVNNFYSNENVNHDIYKKTNNNDFKNHNINSLNNENKYNNSYRLSSTNVKSMPPVKSNNDILKGIKSESVLNMDTKNSNLDSNAKEINNKLVKVSNDININGISNNSSDSNKASNNINIIMNKNNSSDNNMLSINKIKNNINNANNRIKRDVIKRTHKNDVFNFISNEKNKSDTKNKSNTGYNINSTTNKKNIKDFCHKDKKMEYFKEYNIKKKLNTILSNKMSNNENEPTKKNKVFSEVVSSDCIDKYRSNTCARLTKCIPIKDHLSQEETKNIKNEANYNIVMKKGALVEEIEQMIIENVKTVSKNTSII
- the SET8 gene encoding SET domain protein, putative, encoding MKTSNICNGHLDSNDSFVNSASVIWVEKEKLDSIIHIPLYSNISKYFQDLIKDPKIQEKENILSKIFLLFDDNSCNIAIDISSLCEMVNNKIPLLIYERYYFWSLHFLFEKSKIKRQKVNLPTDFNISESIKKYNIFDDVYMYTSIYNSAYNKNEEENNISYKNCELVNNNNVNKELTIYNNDYIKYLYLNDLKNNKNTFSEMNIYTNNEIKWYRLKIKIDNVEKKKKKKNYFLNGANSYNANNFKEASLNHHNKSVYNNFNEFSLIGSVTSDNLDNLLKIKKNDNFNICNQEKNKKRNGVYNNNSSNNKKKKNWYYYESSSSCNSSNSQIYIKEDASNENYNNFCFLSKKENNYNRNNKRKSENNSNAVNNIDNRKQCKMKNILSISHNVSKRNSLSKSGTLLNNIKEKTHLVNEKIHEEYTLCKNINNTESFDSVLLKDEFLNLEKKEKEKIKINNEMMESRDLNYKEEEVKKNNGDNGIIENRQEKIIEEIKIVHQNANDDTEILIESSYLNKLNNEDYITNFKNVFSKKDDHKDNKRDIIRYNQNDSLDKYINKILKNIINKKRSHSNSLSKNFERIEAFYKQNYKIFIINNKDILSNKKFFKNNSNFYILFNEKNNSIQNDDIFELFKIYMQKEKGDYSQNYLLELKNNTKKNKNKDNEEIKINNFLENEFFFEKQKSQNKEKVNQENDNKNIVLRGENQNINKENSDNKKKCVQENQKNVSEGISKSNEENNFVKESVNIKYFNRDEHKKEEKEEKKKKEEEEVIFYAINKTDKNCKKELKEGDYIYVKFNESYDDYDKIRILNKKTILCILIYLMKNNENLKLSNISTYSPGLLWNISLHFKKNTLNLEFYLERMFKYISNDNEEDLSDICSFSEKKYSKQNSKKEYQKEMEIIKLKDNVAFLDKFLQSVNDIKLKKLKIAQKEYHEKYEFDRTINNLNKQQLIDLFIDKENEINVIPLYLLKEKSRNIIYEENIRMNMFACIKVIFDDIKGRCVYAASDLKKFDFIFEYVGELLTHNEAMKREKIYIKNKKKGCYMFYFKHDNKRYCIDGTEENIDAAINNKDKKYFLRSFARLVNHSKKNSNLIPKVLKVSSIPRLFFVASRNIKEGEELLIDYGERDKEIIKNNTWLKC